In the Lepus europaeus isolate LE1 chromosome 18, mLepTim1.pri, whole genome shotgun sequence genome, one interval contains:
- the CANT1 gene encoding LOW QUALITY PROTEIN: soluble calcium-activated nucleotidase 1 (The sequence of the model RefSeq protein was modified relative to this genomic sequence to represent the inferred CDS: inserted 1 base in 1 codon; deleted 2 bases in 2 codons), which produces MPSQPADPLEWNESMHALRISVGGLPVLASMTKAADPRFRPRWRVILPSMVGAAVLWLLYSHRPAPGRAPAHNAHNWRLDRAPASRYNDTYPLSAPQRTPGGTRYRIAVIADLDTDSRAPEENTWVSYLRKGYLTLSDSGDKVAVEWDREHGVLVSHLAEKGRGMELSDLIVFNGKLYSVDDRTGVIYQIEGTKAVPWVILPDGDGTVEKGFKAEWLAVKDERLYVGGLGKEWTTSTGEVVNXEPEWVKVVGHKGSVDHENWASSYSALRAAAGIRPPGYLIHESACWSDTLQRWVFLPRRASHERYSEQDDERRGTNLLLSAAPDFSDVSVSHVGRVVPTHGFSSFKFIPNTDDQIIVALKSEEDSGKVATYVMAFTLDGRFLLPETKIGTVKYEGIEFI; this is translated from the exons ATGCCCAGCCAGCCCGCTGACCCCCTGGAGTGGAATGAGTCTATGCACGCCCTCCGGATAAGTGTGGGGGGTCTTCCCGTGCTGGCGTCCATGACCAAGGCTGCCGACCCCCGCTTCCGCCCCCGCTGGAGGGTGATCCTGCCGTCCATGGTGGGCGCCGCCGtcctctggctgctctactcccaccGCCCTGCGCCGGGGAGGGCCCCCGCCCACAACGCACACAACTGGAGGCTCGACCGGGCACCCGCATCTCGCTACAATGACACCTACCCCTTGTCGGCTCCCCAGAGGACGCCGGGCGGGACTCGGTACCGCATCGCGGTCATTGCCGACCTGGACACAGACTCGAGGGCCCCGGAGGAGAACACGTGGGTCAGCTACCTGAGGAAGGGCTATCTGACCTTGTCAGACAGCGGGGACAAGGTGGCCGTGGAGTGGGACAGAGAGCacggggtgctggtgtcccacCTGGCGGAGAAGGGGCGGGGCATGGAGCTCTCCGATCTGATCGTCTTCAATGGGAAGCTCTACTCCGTGGACGACCGCACGGGCGTCATCTACCAGATCGAAGGCACCAAGGCCGTGCCCTGGGTCATTCTGCCGGACGGGGACGGCACCGTGGAGAAAG GCTTCAAGGCTGAGTGGCTGGCGGTGAAGGACGAGCGCCTGTACGTGGGCGGGCTGGGCAAGGAGTGGACCACCAGCACCGGGGAGGTGGTGA GGGAACCCGAGTGGGTGAAGGTGGTGGGTCACAAGGGCAGCGTGGACCACGAG AACTGGGCGTCCAGCTACAGCGCCCTGCGGGCCGCCGCTGGCATCCGACCGCCAG GCTACCTCATCCACGAGTCGGCGTGCTGGAGCGACACGCTGCAGCGCTGGGTC TTCCTGCCCCGCCGGGCCAGCCACGAGCGCTACAGCGAGCAGGACGACGAGCGCAGGGGCACCAACCTCCTCCTGAGTGCCGCCCCCGACTTCAGCGACGTCTCCGTCAGCCACGTGGGCCGCGTGGTCCCCACGCATGGCTTCTCATCCTTCAAGTTCATCCCCAACACCGACGACCAGATCATCGTGGCCCTCAAGTCCGAGGAGGACAGCGGCAAAGTCGCCACCTACGTCATGGCCTTCACGCTGGACGGCCGCTTCCTCCTGCCGGAGACCAAGATCGGCACCGTCAAGTACGAGGGGATCGAATTCATCTAA
- the LGALS3BP gene encoding LOW QUALITY PROTEIN: galectin-3-binding protein (The sequence of the model RefSeq protein was modified relative to this genomic sequence to represent the inferred CDS: inserted 2 bases in 2 codons) translates to MAPPRLFWVWLLLAGTRGEKDGDMRLANGDAANEGRVEIFYRGQWGTVCDNLWDLTDASVVCRALGFQNATEALGRAAFGPGTGPVMLDEVVCTGTESSLAECRSLGWLKSNCRHAQDAGVVCTNETRSTHTLDLSGELSDALGQIFDSQQGCDLFLQVMGQEEGLCAHTLILTANPEAQALWAEPXSNVTLTVDPECVPVVRAFIRYLYSRRIEVSLGSVKCFHKLASAYGAAQLQAFCGRLFATLLPQDPSFRAPLELYAYALATEDAVLEELCVQYLAWNLEALTQAEAWPSVPVSLLQALLSRSELAVSSELALLKAVDAWSQEAGASHWAVAGLVDKIRFPMLLPEDLFELQFNLSLYRSHEALFRSKTLQALEFHTVPLRLLAQYQGLNLTDDAYKPRIYTSATWSASVTADSWNTWDPRLLYQPTRRSFPGYIASRSPYSSRQYPSRSFQTPQHPSFLFQARLVSWSLAYLPSVQRCWDYGLSCSSDELPVLGLTKSGYSDPTVGYDNKALMLCGGRFVADVVXFQGSKAAIPSALSTNSSRGVSPFPCPTGSFSSFQAVIRPFYLTNATDQL, encoded by the exons ATGGCCCCCCCACGACTCTTCTGGGTGTGGCTGCTGCTCGCCGGGACTCGAG GCGAGAAGGACGGGGACATGCGGCTGGCCAACGGGGACGCAGCCAACGAGGGCCGCGTGGAGATCTTCTACAGGGGCCAGTGGGGGACCGTGTGCGACAACCTCTGGGACCTGACGGACGCCAGCGTCGTCTGCCGGGCCCTGGGGTTCCAGAATGCCACCGAGGCTCTGGGCAGAGCCGCCTTCGGGCCAG GAACAGGCCCCGTGATGCTGGACGAAGTCGTGTGCACGGGCACGGAGTCCTCGCTGGCAGAATGCAGATCCCTGGGCTGGCTGAAGAGCAACTGCAGGCACGCGCAGGACGCGGGCGTGGTCTGCACCAACG AAACCAGAAGCACGCACACCCTCGACCTCTCCGGGGAGCTCTCCGATGCCCTCGGTCAGATCTTCGACAGCCAGCAGGGCTGCGACCTGTTCCTCCAGGtgatggggcaggaggagggcctGTGCGCCCACACGCTGATCCTGACCGCCAACCCCGAGGCGCAGGCCCTGTGGGCGGAGC GCAGCAACGTCACCTTGACCGTGGACCCCGAGTGCGTGCCTGTGGTCAGAGCCTTCATCAG gtactTGTACTCCCGACGGATCGAGGTGTCTCTGGGGTCGGTCAAGTGCTTCCACAAGCTGGCCTCCGCCTACGGGGCCGCGCAGCTGCAGGCCTTCTGCGGCCGCCTCTTCGCCAccctcctgccccaggacccCTCCTTCCGGGCCCCGCTGGAGCTGTACGCCTACGCGCTGGCCACGGAGGACGCCGTGCTGGAGGAGCTGTGCGTGCAGTACCTGGCCTGGAACCTGGAGGCCCTGACGCAGGCCGAGGCCTGGCCGAGCGTCCCCGTGAGCCTGCTCCAGGCGCTGCTGTCCAGGAGTGAGCTGGCCGTGTCCAGCGAGCTGGCCCTGCTGAAGGCTGTGGACGCGTGGAGCCAGGAGGCGGGCGCCTCGCACTGGGCCGTGGCGGGCCTGGTGGACAAGATCCGCTTCCCCATGCTGCTGCCCGAGGACCTGTTCGAGCTGCAGTTTAACCTGTCCCTGTACCGCAGCCACGAGGCCCTGTTCCGGAGCAAGACCCTGCAGGCCCTGGAGTTCCACACCGTGCCCCTGCGGCTGCTGGCCCAGTACCAGGGCCTGAACCTCACCGACGATGCCTACAAGCCTCGGATCTACACCTCCGCCACCTGGAGCGCCTCGGTGACGGCCGACTCCTGGAATACCTGGGACCCGAGGCTGTTGTACCAGCCCACGCGCAGGTCCTTCCCAGGCTACATCGCGTCCAGGAGCCCCTACAGCAGCCGACAGTACCCCTCCCGGTCCTTCCAGACCCCGCAGCACCCCAgcttcctcttccaggcccggCTGGTCTCCTGGTCGCTGGCCTACCTCCCCAGCGTGCAGCGCTGCTGGGACTACGGGCTGTCCTGCTCCTCGGACGAGCTGCCCGTGCTGGGCCTCACCAAGTCCGGCTACTCCGACCCCACCGTCGGCTACGACAACAAAGCCCTCATGCTCTGCGGGGGGCGCTTCGTGGCCGATGTCG GATTCCAGGGCTCCAAGGCCGCCATCCCCAGCGCCCTGAGCACCAACAGCTCCAGGGGGGTCTCCCCATTCCCCTGCCCCACGGGGTCCTTTAGCAGCTTTCAGGCGGTCATCCGCCCCTTCTACCTGACCAACGCCACCGACCAGCTCTAG